A single genomic interval of Thiovulum sp. ES harbors:
- a CDS encoding dihydroorotase, homodimeric type (PFAM: Amidohydrolase~TIGRFAM: dihydroorotase, homodimeric type), whose translation MEKIVLNSPLDMHLHLRDGDMLNAIGKYSFSQFSGGLVMPNILPPVTTKEDLESYRNRVLSAVANEPFKPYMSIFFKKEYDKEFLKSIRDDILVVKLYPSGATTNSEGGVVSINLDEVGDTLKAMEDLRIPLSIHGETLGDSFEREAEFIPTFELLAKSFPKLKIVMEHISDHRTLGILDKYPNLFATVTLHHLTKTRDDLLGGSLNHHLFCKPILKRDIDRETIRDFVFSGHSKIMFGSDSAPHRPEAKMSGSAGVFSAPVLLEGLTTLFDNFGKLDLLQNFVSENAKRIYEINPPKREIVLEKKEKNVQKLYGGVVPIFAGETLNWSIV comes from the coding sequence ATGGAAAAAATAGTTTTAAATTCCCCTCTTGACATGCATTTGCATTTAAGAGATGGTGATATGTTGAATGCAATTGGAAAATACTCGTTCTCTCAATTTTCTGGTGGTCTTGTTATGCCAAATATACTGCCACCAGTAACAACGAAAGAGGATTTGGAGAGTTACAGAAATCGTGTTTTAAGTGCTGTTGCAAACGAACCTTTTAAACCGTACATGTCAATCTTTTTTAAAAAAGAGTATGACAAAGAGTTTTTAAAATCGATAAGAGATGATATTCTTGTTGTAAAGCTCTATCCGAGTGGAGCAACAACAAATAGCGAAGGTGGTGTTGTCTCAATAAACCTCGATGAGGTCGGCGACACACTTAAAGCGATGGAAGATTTAAGAATTCCACTCTCAATTCATGGTGAAACTCTCGGAGATTCTTTTGAACGGGAGGCGGAATTTATTCCAACTTTTGAACTTCTTGCAAAAAGTTTTCCTAAATTAAAAATAGTGATGGAACACATTTCAGATCACAGAACTCTCGGAATTCTCGATAAGTATCCAAATCTCTTTGCAACTGTAACACTTCACCACTTGACAAAAACTCGTGATGATCTTCTTGGTGGCTCTCTCAACCATCATCTTTTTTGCAAACCAATTTTAAAACGAGATATTGACAGGGAGACAATTCGGGATTTTGTCTTTTCTGGACACTCAAAAATTATGTTTGGTAGCGATTCTGCACCTCATCGACCAGAGGCAAAAATGAGTGGTTCTGCTGGTGTCTTTTCTGCTCCTGTTCTTCTTGAAGGTCTAACTACTCTTTTTGATAATTTTGGGAAACTAGATCTTCTTCAAAATTTTGTTAGTGAAAATGCAAAACGGATTTACGAAATCAATCCTCCAAAAAGAGAGATTGTTTTGGAGAAAAAAGAGAAAAATGTCCAAAAACTCTATGGCGGTGTTGTTCCTATTTTTGCAGGTGAAACTCTCAATTGGAGTATTGTTTGA
- a CDS encoding uroporphyrinogen-III synthase (PFAM: Uroporphyrinogen-III synthase HemD): protein MNRIYLLSPTKFDETISNPTIQIQFLDPEIDFSEIDTLIFTSKNGVEAVNRISEDWKKYPAVAVGKKTKKAVLKFGGKILATSSGNGESLEKLILEKFKDKKFLYFRPQKVAREIGKNLQNFGVFKKEEIVYQTVCKKSNAIEKNSFIIATSPLSVKCLFKNSEVPNDAIFIAIGETTKKAIPDHFQIFVANEQSLESCFKLYKKISK from the coding sequence TTGAATAGAATTTATCTACTCTCCCCGACAAAATTTGACGAAACAATTTCAAATCCAACAATTCAAATCCAATTTTTAGATCCAGAAATTGATTTTTCAGAAATTGACACACTTATTTTTACCTCTAAAAATGGAGTAGAAGCTGTAAATCGAATAAGTGAAGATTGGAAAAAATATCCTGCAGTTGCTGTTGGAAAAAAAACTAAAAAAGCAGTTTTAAAATTTGGTGGAAAAATTCTCGCGACCTCATCGGGAAATGGTGAAAGTTTGGAAAAATTGATTTTGGAAAAATTTAAAGATAAAAAATTTCTATATTTTCGTCCGCAAAAAGTTGCTCGAGAAATTGGAAAAAATCTCCAAAATTTTGGTGTTTTTAAGAAAGAAGAGATTGTGTATCAAACAGTTTGCAAAAAATCCAATGCAATTGAGAAAAACTCTTTTATTATTGCAACTTCTCCTCTCTCTGTAAAATGCCTTTTTAAAAACAGTGAAGTTCCAAATGATGCAATTTTTATTGCAATCGGAGAGACAACAAAAAAAGCAATTCCTGATCACTTTCAAATATTTGTTGCAAATGAACAGAGTCTTGAATCCTGCTTTAAACTCTACAAAAAAATCTCAAAATAA
- a CDS encoding GTPase subunit of restriction endonuclease (PFAM: AAA domain (dynein-related subfamily)), with translation MMNDLSEKLKGMSISNDNDVETKKESEVTKVEQLEKENDKVEFFVNASISIFINDGLSQNYMFFRDAFRELKLLLESAEYINMGYEPKVEKSDAVYFQSKSFTFFCATGEKGFLRVFRIEKSAEYNEVQVRNVFSLIEELNWSKPNSHLEYLYFSLDVDRGMISGDFLNEFSNDSIPIIFETDKVREEDIFYVKEYFKNSQYVELSKDKENLNLYIYGYKLKAILSRNRNHLFIFNIVLDSSSKKRDFYIDSSIFKFGLTQEEVDNKATNPDVDRFWNRVSPKLEYCFSNVPDKDIELNFQAPKHNIPFNNDIANIKNEIVELFYRGNRAIIYTSTLKIEAIVHKTNFDVNVDLIRHNGNRETHNNYEKFLVKGSIFDVTQGDIKQNRKDNHNLVSFLRSGCKKKEQQKIIETPKIESKPVLTSNKQVAYNFKNIILSGVAGVGKTHNYKKLISLIENGVPEKDIFNELVKNDEVFYADFKDRVEFITFHQSYSYEEFIEGFRPNEHGGISIESGVFKDFVDRAKRDQKQKYYFVIDEVNRGNISKIFGELITLIEDTKRENLSAKLPYSKENFTIPKNLFIIGTMNITDQSISKIDIALRRRFIFVNIVPKPQLVCEEFRERFVELNRFIGDNLGDDYLIGHSYFMRCNGENLNFILEHQVIPLVQDYFYGDRESLEAIASILV, from the coding sequence ATGATGAACGACTTAAGTGAAAAACTTAAAGGAATGAGTATATCAAATGACAATGATGTCGAAACTAAAAAGGAGAGTGAAGTAACAAAAGTAGAACAACTTGAAAAAGAGAATGATAAAGTTGAATTTTTCGTTAATGCCTCTATAAGTATTTTTATTAACGATGGACTTTCTCAAAACTACATGTTTTTCCGTGATGCTTTTAGGGAGTTAAAACTGCTTTTAGAGAGTGCTGAATATATAAATATGGGTTATGAACCTAAAGTTGAAAAAAGTGATGCAGTCTATTTTCAGTCTAAAAGTTTTACATTTTTCTGTGCAACTGGAGAAAAAGGATTTTTAAGAGTTTTCCGTATCGAAAAAAGTGCTGAATACAATGAAGTGCAAGTTCGCAATGTCTTTAGTTTAATTGAAGAGTTAAATTGGAGCAAACCGAATTCTCATTTAGAGTATCTCTATTTCTCCCTAGATGTTGATAGAGGAATGATTAGTGGTGATTTTTTAAATGAGTTTTCAAACGATTCGATTCCTATTATATTTGAGACTGATAAAGTTCGAGAAGAGGATATTTTTTATGTAAAAGAGTATTTTAAAAACTCACAATATGTTGAGCTTTCTAAGGACAAAGAGAACTTAAATCTATATATTTACGGCTATAAATTAAAAGCGATTTTAAGTAGAAATAGAAACCACCTTTTTATTTTTAATATTGTTCTTGACTCTAGTAGTAAAAAGAGAGATTTCTATATTGATAGCTCAATATTTAAATTTGGTTTGACTCAAGAAGAAGTTGATAACAAAGCAACAAATCCAGATGTAGACAGATTTTGGAATAGAGTGAGTCCGAAATTGGAATACTGTTTTAGCAATGTTCCAGACAAGGATATAGAACTAAATTTTCAAGCTCCAAAACACAATATTCCATTTAATAACGATATTGCAAATATTAAAAACGAGATTGTTGAACTTTTTTATAGAGGAAATCGAGCAATTATCTACACAAGCACACTCAAAATAGAGGCGATTGTTCATAAAACAAATTTCGATGTTAATGTAGATTTAATCCGACACAATGGAAATCGAGAAACTCATAATAACTATGAGAAATTCCTTGTCAAAGGTTCTATCTTCGATGTTACCCAAGGGGACATAAAACAAAATAGAAAAGATAATCACAATCTTGTCTCTTTCCTAAGAAGCGGTTGCAAGAAAAAAGAGCAACAAAAAATTATTGAAACTCCTAAAATTGAATCAAAACCAGTTTTGACATCTAACAAGCAAGTAGCTTACAATTTTAAAAATATTATTCTTTCTGGAGTTGCTGGAGTTGGAAAAACTCACAACTACAAAAAACTTATCTCTCTTATTGAAAATGGTGTTCCTGAAAAAGATATTTTTAATGAATTGGTAAAAAACGATGAGGTTTTCTATGCAGATTTTAAAGATCGTGTTGAATTTATCACTTTTCACCAAAGCTACTCTTATGAAGAGTTTATTGAAGGTTTCCGACCAAATGAACATGGTGGAATTTCAATTGAGAGCGGAGTTTTTAAAGACTTTGTTGATCGGGCAAAAAGAGACCAAAAGCAGAAATATTACTTTGTAATTGACGAAGTCAATCGTGGAAACATCTCAAAAATCTTTGGTGAGCTTATCACTCTAATTGAAGATACGAAACGAGAAAATCTCTCCGCAAAATTACCTTACTCGAAAGAGAATTTCACAATTCCGAAAAACCTTTTTATTATTGGAACTATGAACATTACAGACCAATCAATCTCTAAAATTGATATTGCATTGCGACGACGATTTATTTTTGTAAATATTGTTCCAAAACCGCAATTAGTTTGTGAAGAGTTCCGAGAAAGATTTGTTGAATTAAACAGATTTATTGGGGATAATTTGGGCGACGATTACTTGATTGGACACTCATATTTTATGAGATGTAATGGTGAGAATTTAAACTTTATTTTAGAACATCAAGTGATTCCGCTTGTTCAAGACTATTTTTATGGAGATAGAGAGAGTTTGGAGGCAATCGCTTCAATTTTGGTTTAA
- a CDS encoding metalloprotein, YbeY/UPF0054 family (PFAM: Uncharacterized protein family UPF0054~TIGRFAM: metalloprotein, YbeY/UPF0054 family) codes for MIYIENLTDLSIPEKEITDILNVFSQKEVELVVCGNEKIRSINKNFRGKDEPTDVLSFPVLDETGFSPLGSIVISADITKNVSSVLGHSIEKEFQVLFLHGLLHLLGYDHETDNGEMRELEMKYRQKFDLPESLIERI; via the coding sequence TTGATTTATATTGAAAATTTGACAGACTTGTCTATTCCTGAAAAAGAGATTACAGATATTTTAAATGTTTTTTCTCAAAAAGAGGTCGAACTTGTTGTTTGCGGGAATGAAAAGATTAGAAGTATAAATAAAAATTTCCGTGGAAAAGATGAACCGACTGATGTTCTCTCTTTTCCTGTTTTGGATGAAACTGGATTTTCTCCACTTGGTAGTATTGTGATTTCCGCAGACATTACAAAAAATGTTAGTAGTGTTCTTGGACATTCAATTGAGAAAGAGTTTCAGGTTCTTTTTCTCCACGGACTTCTCCATCTATTGGGTTATGACCACGAGACAGACAACGGAGAAATGCGGGAACTTGAGATGAAATATCGTCAAAAATTTGACCTGCCAGAAAGTTTAATCGAGCGAATTTAA
- a CDS encoding PAS domain S-box (PFAM: Response regulator receiver domain; Histidine kinase-, DNA gyrase B-, and HSP90-like ATPase; His Kinase A (phosphoacceptor) domain; PAS fold; Hpt domain~TIGRFAM: PAS domain S-box), whose translation MERTKDELLEENIQLKQIGGIVDDFLIITKTDPQGKITYANKSFQKISGYSLEELLGRSHSLVKHPKVPSSFYKVLWEKISNKQPWRGVVKNISKTGHTYYVESYIKPILSIDNEIIEYVSVRKDITKRIEKEREVRREKIFFEDVLNRQDSIIVLTDKKQGMLDVNNKFWEYIEFNNMAEFKKHFHCICDLFVFDDMLGNICVENCMEEIHKSPDAVHKAKFVDGEGNISFFIVKVDEIKVSESRAKKYNIESDTIFLVTLHDITELELALQSAKAATNAKSRFLANMSHEIRTPMNGILGFTELLKKTPLTEEQGKYLSTISSSSKTLLGIINDILDFSKIESGKLGLETTQFSPISEFEPTIELFSAPALEKNIKYLVFVNPAFPKQISLDSLRVKQVISNLVGNAIKFTPEKGTIEIDITFRRISPEKIKLHISIKDSGIGIHEDKQEEIFSPFSQADNSITRKYGGTGLGLSITKSFVELMGGKLQLNSEVGKGSRFFFDLIVEANNEKNLELDWLKRKNTLIYLPNGDTPESILLEKYLYGFGFRVEKSTNINFYKHSELAWILSSTIDEFEFMNIINRVKDVPFIVIDAGEKWLKEFGKERVPYRVKLPVTISRIYDVIIDSLKEGEEEEKEHFSDLSDQKRKDGKLFFENVSVLVVEDTEVNQMFIEILLKEYGIEPDMADNGRIGADKVALKEYDLVLMDINMPVLGGVEATHEIRKMPHRKDTKIVALTANAMAGDREMFIREGMDEYLSKPVEIPELERILSKFLVKNSKILKEKENSKEIQNGSVDVPKDSFDAISQESISRELMLPPQIVAKLINKFFDGVYIDFQNIETAISEKDTTKIKEIAHKIKGSSGNLRFVYLSELMKKIEFSAKSGKTSGYDKILKSVKNELSRIKENVL comes from the coding sequence TTGGAAAGAACAAAAGATGAATTATTAGAAGAAAATATACAACTGAAGCAGATAGGCGGGATTGTTGATGACTTCTTAATTATTACAAAAACTGATCCACAAGGAAAAATTACTTATGCAAATAAGAGTTTTCAAAAAATAAGCGGATATTCGCTAGAAGAACTTCTTGGTCGTTCTCATTCACTTGTTAAACACCCAAAAGTTCCTAGCAGTTTTTACAAAGTTTTATGGGAAAAAATTTCAAACAAACAGCCTTGGCGAGGAGTTGTTAAAAATATAAGTAAAACTGGTCATACTTACTATGTAGAATCATATATAAAACCAATTTTAAGTATAGATAATGAAATTATCGAGTATGTTTCTGTTCGTAAAGATATTACAAAAAGAATTGAAAAAGAGCGAGAAGTTCGAAGAGAAAAGATATTTTTTGAAGATGTCTTGAATCGTCAAGACTCTATTATTGTTTTAACAGATAAAAAACAGGGAATGCTTGATGTAAATAATAAATTCTGGGAATATATTGAGTTTAACAATATGGCAGAGTTTAAAAAACACTTTCATTGTATTTGCGATCTTTTTGTTTTTGATGATATGCTTGGAAATATCTGTGTTGAAAATTGTATGGAAGAGATTCACAAATCTCCCGATGCCGTTCACAAAGCAAAATTTGTTGATGGTGAAGGAAATATAAGTTTCTTTATTGTTAAAGTCGATGAAATTAAAGTTTCAGAAAGCAGAGCAAAAAAATATAATATAGAGAGTGATACAATTTTTCTTGTTACACTTCATGATATTACAGAGCTTGAATTAGCTTTACAGAGTGCAAAAGCGGCCACAAATGCTAAATCTCGTTTTCTTGCAAATATGAGTCATGAAATCCGAACTCCGATGAATGGAATTTTAGGATTTACAGAACTTCTGAAAAAAACACCTCTCACTGAAGAGCAAGGAAAATATCTTTCAACAATTTCATCAAGTAGTAAAACTCTGCTCGGAATTATTAATGATATTCTTGATTTTTCAAAAATTGAGAGCGGAAAACTTGGGCTTGAAACAACACAATTCTCACCAATTAGTGAATTTGAACCAACAATTGAACTCTTTTCAGCACCCGCACTTGAAAAAAATATCAAATATCTTGTTTTTGTAAATCCTGCTTTTCCAAAACAGATATCTCTTGATTCGCTTAGAGTTAAGCAAGTTATTAGTAATCTTGTTGGAAATGCGATCAAATTTACTCCAGAAAAAGGAACAATTGAGATTGATATTACTTTCCGAAGAATTTCACCAGAAAAAATAAAACTTCACATCTCAATAAAAGATAGTGGAATCGGAATTCATGAAGATAAGCAAGAAGAGATTTTTTCTCCTTTCTCTCAAGCAGACAACTCTATAACTCGTAAATATGGCGGAACTGGACTCGGTCTCTCAATTACCAAAAGTTTTGTTGAGTTGATGGGTGGAAAACTTCAGTTAAATAGTGAAGTTGGAAAAGGTAGCCGATTCTTCTTCGACCTCATCGTAGAAGCAAACAATGAAAAAAACTTAGAACTTGATTGGCTGAAAAGAAAAAATACACTTATATATTTACCAAACGGTGATACACCTGAAAGTATTCTTCTTGAAAAATATCTTTACGGTTTTGGTTTTCGAGTTGAAAAAAGCACAAACATAAATTTCTATAAACACTCTGAACTTGCTTGGATTCTCTCTTCAACAATTGATGAATTTGAGTTTATGAATATTATAAACAGAGTAAAAGATGTTCCTTTTATTGTTATTGATGCTGGTGAAAAATGGTTAAAGGAGTTTGGAAAAGAGAGAGTCCCTTATCGTGTCAAGCTTCCTGTAACAATTTCTAGAATTTATGATGTCATTATTGATAGCTTAAAAGAGGGAGAGGAAGAAGAGAAAGAGCATTTCAGTGATTTATCTGATCAAAAACGGAAAGATGGAAAACTCTTTTTTGAAAATGTTTCTGTTCTTGTTGTTGAGGACACAGAAGTAAATCAGATGTTTATTGAAATTCTCCTAAAAGAGTACGGAATTGAGCCAGACATGGCAGACAATGGACGAATTGGTGCGGACAAAGTCGCCTTAAAAGAGTATGATTTAGTTCTTATGGACATAAATATGCCTGTTCTTGGTGGAGTTGAAGCAACTCATGAAATCCGAAAAATGCCACACCGAAAAGATACAAAAATTGTTGCACTAACGGCAAATGCAATGGCTGGAGATCGCGAGATGTTTATTCGTGAGGGAATGGATGAATATCTTTCAAAACCTGTTGAAATTCCTGAACTTGAAAGAATTCTTTCAAAATTTCTTGTCAAAAATAGCAAAATTCTTAAAGAAAAAGAGAATTCTAAAGAGATACAGAATGGGAGTGTGGATGTTCCAAAGGACTCTTTTGATGCAATTTCCCAAGAATCTATTAGTCGAGAATTGATGTTACCTCCTCAAATTGTTGCCAAACTGATCAACAAATTTTTTGATGGTGTCTATATCGATTTTCAAAATATTGAAACAGCAATTTCTGAAAAAGATACAACAAAAATAAAAGAGATTGCACATAAAATTAAAGGTTCATCTGGAAATTTACGATTCGTCTATCTTTCTGAATTGATGAAGAAAATTGAATTTTCTGCAAAAAGTGGAAAAACTTCTGGTTATGACAAGATTTTAAAATCTGTCAAAAATGAACTAAGCCGAATTAAAGAGAATGTTTTATGA
- a CDS encoding glutamate 5-kinase (PFAM: Amino acid kinase family~TIGRFAM: glutamate 5-kinase), with product MKKRIVIKVGSAVLSQGDEIAKDRIINLVSLIAKIKEAGIDVILVTSGAVSAGYKKVPLDKSLLKNRQALASIGQLYLMSIYYKKFRIFGINIAQILLVESDFVSKKRRKNARNNIEVLLENGIVPIINENDAVAIDELVFGDNDSLSAHTANLSDANLLVLLSDIDGYYDKNPKIYSDAKIKKYVDKISDSELVQTASPNNEFATGGIVTKLKSAKILEKYGIPTFLTSGFDLNHVENFILNGVFEKGTLFFGRK from the coding sequence TTGAAAAAAAGAATAGTTATAAAAGTTGGCAGTGCCGTTCTCTCACAAGGTGATGAAATTGCAAAAGATCGAATTATAAATTTAGTTTCGCTTATTGCAAAAATTAAAGAGGCAGGAATAGATGTCATTCTTGTTACTTCGGGTGCAGTTTCTGCGGGGTACAAAAAAGTTCCTCTCGATAAATCCTTACTTAAAAACCGACAAGCTCTTGCTTCAATCGGACAACTATATCTTATGAGCATTTACTACAAAAAATTCCGTATTTTTGGAATAAATATTGCTCAAATTCTACTTGTTGAATCAGATTTCGTTTCAAAAAAGAGAAGGAAAAATGCTAGAAACAATATTGAAGTTCTGCTAGAAAACGGAATTGTTCCAATTATTAATGAGAACGATGCTGTTGCAATTGATGAACTTGTTTTTGGTGATAATGATTCTCTATCAGCCCACACGGCAAATCTTTCTGATGCCAATCTTCTTGTTTTACTCTCTGATATTGACGGATACTATGATAAAAATCCGAAAATTTATAGTGATGCAAAAATTAAAAAATATGTTGATAAAATCAGCGACAGCGAATTAGTTCAAACTGCTTCCCCCAATAATGAATTTGCCACAGGCGGAATAGTTACAAAACTTAAATCCGCAAAAATATTAGAAAAATATGGTATCCCCACTTTTCTAACTTCTGGCTTCGATTTAAATCATGTTGAAAACTTTATTCTTAATGGAGTGTTTGAAAAAGGAACTCTTTTCTTCGGACGAAAGTAA
- a CDS encoding alkylphosphonate utilization operon protein PhnA (PFAM: PhnA protein; PhnA Zinc-Ribbon~TIGRFAM: alkylphosphonate utilization operon protein PhnA) yields MSDLPKCKKCESPYTYEDRGLFVCPECGYEWSVDEVEEENSLVVKDANGNVLQDGDSVTVIKDLKIKGASSSIKVGTKIKNIRLVESSDEHNIDCKIAGVGSIKIKQKFVKKN; encoded by the coding sequence ATGAGTGATTTACCAAAATGTAAAAAGTGTGAAAGTCCTTACACTTATGAAGACCGTGGGCTTTTTGTCTGTCCAGAGTGTGGATATGAGTGGAGTGTTGATGAGGTCGAAGAGGAAAATAGTCTCGTTGTTAAAGATGCAAACGGAAATGTTTTGCAAGATGGAGACTCTGTTACAGTTATCAAAGATTTAAAAATAAAAGGTGCTTCTTCAAGTATAAAAGTTGGAACGAAAATCAAAAATATTCGACTTGTTGAAAGTTCTGACGAACACAATATTGATTGTAAAATTGCGGGAGTTGGTTCTATCAAAATCAAACAGAAATTTGTCAAAAAGAACTAG
- a CDS encoding McrBC 5-methylcytosine restriction system component (PFAM: McrBC 5-methylcytosine restriction system component): protein MQVFYEHNYISNDSLVSSIRKDVSLQRYFTSDFGGIKTSSFCGSLKVGNSDILILPKISKSRDVNFKIFTYMILYSHDIKNRDIDSSTYHENLLEVFIDIFSKSLLEIINRNGLYKEYVSVQNENSFLKGKLILKDYILKRNVSSKILCEYDEFSANHKLNQFFTYTVRELKKFSKNKLSLIKLEKIFSEVEPIYNEKIEFNHLNIRFKENFNLAKFLLKHLTNKKIRNSENFSFMFDMDLLFEDFIGKIFKEVANAKLQEVGYFGNLKLTPDIVLDDLIVDLKYKIFKDEVKKEDKYQMYIYGNNFERKNTMLLYPKHFKNVETKLKLGNNEHGLNLFVRTIDLDSDSNYKEYISEIKKRIERILYDERLK, encoded by the coding sequence ATGCAGGTTTTTTATGAACATAATTATATTTCAAATGATAGTTTAGTTTCGTCAATTAGAAAAGATGTGTCGCTTCAAAGATACTTTACTTCTGATTTTGGTGGAATAAAAACCTCTTCATTTTGTGGCTCTCTCAAAGTTGGAAATAGCGATATTCTTATTTTGCCAAAGATTTCAAAGAGTAGAGATGTGAATTTTAAAATATTCACATACATGATTCTCTATTCACACGATATTAAAAATAGGGATATAGACTCTTCCACTTATCACGAAAACTTGCTTGAGGTTTTCATAGACATTTTTTCAAAAAGTTTGCTTGAAATAATAAACAGGAATGGTTTATACAAGGAGTATGTTTCTGTTCAAAATGAGAACAGTTTTTTAAAAGGGAAACTTATTCTTAAAGATTATATCTTAAAACGAAATGTTAGCAGTAAAATTTTATGCGAATATGATGAATTTAGTGCAAATCATAAATTAAATCAATTTTTTACCTACACAGTTCGGGAATTAAAAAAGTTTTCAAAGAACAAACTTTCTCTTATAAAACTTGAAAAAATATTTAGCGAAGTCGAACCAATTTACAACGAAAAAATAGAATTCAATCACTTAAACATAAGGTTTAAAGAGAATTTTAATTTGGCAAAATTTTTGTTAAAACACTTGACAAATAAGAAAATTAGAAACTCTGAAAATTTCTCATTTATGTTTGATATGGATTTGCTTTTTGAAGATTTTATTGGAAAGATTTTTAAGGAAGTTGCAAATGCTAAATTGCAAGAAGTTGGATATTTTGGAAATTTAAAATTGACTCCAGATATTGTTTTAGATGACCTCATCGTAGATTTAAAATATAAGATTTTTAAAGATGAAGTTAAAAAAGAGGACAAGTATCAAATGTATATTTACGGGAACAATTTTGAGCGAAAAAATACTATGTTGCTCTATCCAAAACATTTTAAAAATGTTGAGACAAAATTAAAGCTAGGCAATAATGAACACGGTTTAAATCTTTTTGTGAGAACAATTGATTTAGACTCTGACTCAAATTATAAAGAGTATATTTCAGAAATAAAAAAGAGAATAGAAAGGATTTTATATGATGAACGACTTAAGTGA
- a CDS encoding peptidylarginine deiminase-like enzyme (PFAM: Porphyromonas-type peptidyl-arginine deiminase) — protein sequence MIFPKRNSDWNCCFSEVERDFKNFVEKVAKFQKVYLISAEKLDWKIENLQIIYGIDYNDTWGRDSLGLVVSNGESEKVINYNFNAWGGKFDSTLDNQISRRLEKKGFWSDLIDIDFTIEGGAVETDGETLLITETSVLNSNRPKNSNRDEVEKSLIENLGAEKIVWLKESFLAGDDTDGHIDMLARFSKKGEILYSLPKIGTELKEKFPNHNLVKFPSPTFENFPATYLNFIFVNGGILFPTYGVSEDLEAEKIFREVFPNREIVPVDSRNFIRQGGSLHCLSMQI from the coding sequence TTGATTTTTCCAAAACGGAATTCTGATTGGAATTGCTGTTTTTCTGAAGTTGAAAGAGATTTTAAAAATTTTGTAGAAAAAGTTGCGAAATTTCAAAAAGTATATTTGATTTCAGCGGAAAAATTGGATTGGAAAATTGAGAATCTCCAAATTATTTATGGCATTGATTACAACGACACTTGGGGGCGAGATTCCCTTGGTTTAGTTGTCTCAAATGGAGAAAGTGAAAAAGTCATAAATTATAATTTTAATGCTTGGGGCGGAAAATTTGATTCCACTTTGGACAATCAGATTTCTCGGAGACTAGAAAAAAAAGGTTTTTGGTCTGACCTCATCGATATAGATTTTACAATTGAGGGCGGAGCAGTTGAAACCGATGGCGAAACACTTTTGATAACTGAAACTTCTGTTTTGAACTCAAATCGTCCAAAAAATAGCAATCGCGATGAGGTCGAAAAGAGTTTAATTGAAAATTTGGGTGCTGAAAAAATTGTTTGGTTGAAAGAGAGTTTTTTAGCTGGAGATGACACCGACGGGCATATTGACATGTTGGCAAGATTTTCCAAAAAGGGCGAAATTCTCTATTCACTTCCAAAAATTGGTACTGAATTAAAAGAGAAATTTCCAAATCACAATTTAGTTAAATTTCCAAGTCCGACTTTTGAAAATTTTCCTGCAACTTATCTAAATTTTATTTTTGTAAATGGTGGAATTCTTTTCCCAACTTACGGAGTTTCAGAAGACTTGGAAGCTGAGAAGATTTTTCGTGAAGTTTTTCCAAATCGGGAAATAGTTCCAGTTGATAGTCGGAATTTCATTCGTCAAGGTGGATCGCTTCACTGTTTGAGTATGCAAATTTAA